The Aureispira anguillae genome contains a region encoding:
- a CDS encoding acyl-CoA dehydrogenase family protein has translation MNFELTEEHLAVKEAARDFAQQELLPGVIERDSKMIHATEQLKKMGELGFLGMMVDPKYGGGGMDALSYVLAMEEISKVDNSCSVCMSVNNSLVCWGLEEYGSEEQKQKYLTKLATGEWIGAFCLSEPEAGSDATSQRTTAIDMGDHYILNGTKNWITNGGTSSVHLVIAQTDVEKGHRGINAFIVETDWEGVVIGAKEDKLGIRSSDTHTIMYNDVKVPKKNRIGEDGFGFKFAMKTLSGGRIGIAAQALGIAGGAYELASAYAKERKAFGKPIIKHQGVSFKLATMATEIEAAKMLVYRSAWLKDQHMDYDLAGSQAKLYASEVAMRTTVEAVQVHGGYGFVKEYHVERLMRDAKITQIYEGTSEVQRIVIGRCNEKGQLYVPVTNLQKVH, from the coding sequence ATGAATTTTGAACTGACCGAAGAGCATTTAGCGGTAAAAGAAGCTGCTCGTGATTTTGCACAACAAGAATTATTACCAGGCGTTATTGAGCGTGATTCTAAAATGATACATGCTACTGAGCAACTCAAAAAAATGGGAGAGCTTGGGTTTTTAGGTATGATGGTTGACCCTAAGTATGGGGGAGGAGGAATGGACGCACTTTCTTATGTATTGGCAATGGAGGAGATTTCTAAGGTAGATAACTCTTGTTCTGTATGTATGTCTGTTAATAACTCATTGGTATGTTGGGGATTAGAAGAGTATGGTTCTGAGGAGCAAAAACAAAAATACCTAACTAAATTAGCTACTGGCGAATGGATTGGTGCTTTTTGTTTGTCTGAACCAGAAGCAGGCTCTGATGCTACCTCTCAGCGTACAACAGCAATTGATATGGGCGACCATTATATTTTGAATGGTACCAAAAACTGGATTACCAATGGTGGAACGTCAAGCGTACATTTGGTTATTGCTCAAACAGATGTAGAGAAAGGCCATAGAGGTATTAATGCATTTATTGTAGAAACCGATTGGGAAGGTGTTGTGATTGGTGCCAAAGAAGATAAATTAGGCATTCGTTCATCGGATACACACACAATTATGTACAATGATGTAAAAGTACCTAAGAAGAATCGTATTGGAGAGGATGGTTTTGGGTTCAAATTTGCTATGAAAACCTTGTCAGGTGGTCGTATTGGAATTGCTGCACAAGCTTTGGGTATTGCTGGTGGTGCTTACGAATTGGCTTCTGCTTATGCTAAAGAGCGTAAGGCCTTTGGTAAACCAATTATCAAGCATCAAGGGGTTAGCTTTAAATTGGCTACTATGGCTACTGAAATTGAAGCTGCCAAGATGTTGGTATATCGTTCTGCTTGGTTAAAAGACCAACACATGGACTATGATTTGGCAGGATCTCAAGCTAAATTATACGCTTCTGAAGTTGCTATGCGTACCACTGTTGAGGCGGTACAAGTACATGGCGGATATGGTTTTGTAAAAGAATATCATGTAGAGCGTTTGATGAGAGATGCTAAGATTACTCAAATTTACGAAGGAACTTCTGAGGTGCAACGCATTGTTATTGGCAGATGCAATGAGAAAGGACAATTGTATGTTCCTGTTACCAATTTGCAAAAAGTTCATTAG
- a CDS encoding T9SS type A sorting domain-containing protein yields the protein MRTLILLLATFYYTQTQAQYIHIPDANFKAELIANNAINTNGDAEIDSAEAKHYQGGIDVGSTFTNSKNIADLTGIEAFDSITSLNCNRNQLTTLDLTHNTLLQNLDCSKNQLTTLNITGLTALNYVTCRENQLTSLDVSACHGLTAVRCSDNLLTTLDLPHNTIGFNEINCSNNQLTALDASNNSNLQVIYCENNQLTTLNIANTVLHTLYCANNQLSSLDVSTHSLLITLSCPNNQIASLDISNNLDLGALVCNHNQLSSLNLSTNTNLLSVNCDTNSLASLDLSAIDSLTFLSCAGNQLSNLDVANHTWISSINCSDNQLTSLDLTTNTALELLICPMNQIVSLDVSGNANLMYLLCAGNALAYLNVANGNNTAFAGMISLFNPNLTCIEVDDVSYATANWSSFVDATASFSTNCPVFNSVDRLSSAAPVMEAFPNPTTENLNLNLDKIYEEVIIKVTNATGTTVWVQKYTNAKELTLNLKTLTTGVYGITVQTQVGTSSLTIIKE from the coding sequence ATGAGAACATTAATACTATTATTAGCGACCTTCTACTACACCCAAACACAGGCGCAATACATTCATATTCCCGATGCCAATTTCAAAGCAGAGTTGATTGCCAACAATGCCATTAATACCAATGGAGATGCCGAAATTGATAGTGCAGAAGCGAAGCATTATCAAGGAGGAATTGATGTGGGGTCCACATTTACCAATTCAAAAAATATTGCTGACCTTACAGGAATAGAGGCTTTTGATTCAATTACTTCCTTAAATTGCAATAGAAATCAGTTGACAACACTAGATTTGACGCACAATACCCTCTTGCAGAATCTAGATTGTTCTAAAAATCAGTTGACTACGCTGAATATTACGGGCTTAACAGCTCTTAATTATGTGACCTGCCGTGAAAACCAATTGACTTCTTTGGATGTAAGTGCTTGTCATGGTTTGACCGCTGTAAGATGCAGCGACAATTTATTGACAACATTGGATTTGCCCCACAATACTATAGGTTTTAATGAAATTAATTGTAGCAATAACCAACTAACCGCCCTAGACGCCAGCAACAATTCAAATTTACAGGTAATTTATTGCGAAAATAATCAATTGACTACCTTAAACATTGCTAATACGGTTTTGCATACTTTATACTGTGCCAACAATCAATTGTCAAGTCTAGATGTGAGTACGCATAGTTTATTGATAACCCTATCTTGTCCTAATAACCAAATTGCAAGCCTAGACATCAGCAATAATCTTGATCTGGGGGCATTAGTCTGTAATCATAACCAATTAAGCAGTTTAAACCTAAGTACGAATACCAATTTATTGTCTGTTAATTGTGATACCAACTCACTAGCAAGTTTGGATTTAAGCGCAATCGATAGCCTTACCTTTTTGAGTTGTGCAGGCAATCAACTAAGTAATTTGGATGTAGCCAACCATACTTGGATTAGTTCTATTAATTGTAGCGACAATCAACTCACTTCATTAGACTTGACAACCAATACCGCCCTAGAGTTATTAATTTGCCCAATGAACCAAATTGTATCTTTAGATGTAAGCGGCAATGCCAATTTGATGTATTTGCTTTGTGCGGGGAATGCCTTGGCTTATTTGAATGTAGCGAATGGAAACAATACGGCTTTTGCGGGGATGATTTCACTCTTTAATCCTAATTTAACTTGTATTGAAGTGGATGATGTTTCTTATGCTACAGCCAATTGGTCGTCTTTTGTAGATGCTACGGCATCTTTTAGTACCAATTGCCCTGTTTTTAATAGTGTGGATAGACTTTCATCGGCTGCTCCAGTAATGGAAGCGTTTCCTAATCCAACTACAGAAAATTTAAACCTTAATTTGGATAAAATATATGAGGAAGTAATAATAAAGGTTACCAATGCCACAGGAACAACTGTTTGGGTACAGAAATACACCAATGCCAAAGAATTGACTTTAAATCTGAAGACGCTAACAACAGGTGTTTATGGTATAACTGTACAAACTCAAGTAGGAACGTCAAGCTTAACAATTATCAAAGAATAG